The sequence TCCTGTGCCTTGACCCGATCGCGAATCGAACATGTAATGTCTGGATTAATGAGCATGACGGGGGGCACCTGGCCGGGGGCATCCCGTTAATGATCATGGATGTCTTCGAACATGCGTTTATGATTGACTACGGGCTGAAGCGAGCCGATTACATTGAGTCCTTCTTTCGAGCCATTGACTGGTCTACTGTGACATCGCGGCACGCCAACGCTCCGAAGGTAACCTTATAGAGGTAGGCTGAGTAAGATGAGCCTGTATTGGAACGACCCGTACGAGATCGCGCAGGCCCTGATTCAGTCCCATCCTGAACAGGATCCCCTGGAGGTCCCGTTTACCACTATGCACAAGTGGATCACCGAGCTCGCGGATTTCGACGACGATCCTAACGGCGTCTCAGAGGCCAAGCTGGAGGCAGTCCAGATGGCCTGGTACGAGGAGGCGACGGGCTAAACCCTCACGTCGGAGTGGCGCCCTGATGCCTGCGCAGTCATACGACACGCTCCAGGGAACGCTGGAGCGGATCACCTATATCAATGAAGAGAACCACTATGTGGTGGCCAAGCTCCAGGTGCCTGGGCGGCGCGACCTGGCCACCATTGTAGGAAGCCTGCCAACCGTCACGCCAGGCGAGACCCTCAAGCTGACCGGCGAGTGGGTCCAGCACAACAGATACGGCGAACAGTTTAAGGTCGAGGCGTTCGAGACTATCGCCCCCGCAACGCTCACCGGTATCGAGAAGTATCTGGGCTCCGGCCTCATCAAAGGTATCGGCCCGATCTTCGCCAGAAAGCTGGTGGAGGCCTTCGACGTCGACACCCTGCGCATCATCGAGGAGGAGCCCTCCCGCCTGCTCACAGTGGATGGGATCGGCGAGGTGCGCCTTCAGCGAATCCGGGCCGCCTGGGAAGAGCAGAAAGAGATCCGGGAGGTGATGATCTTCCTGCAGGGCCATGGCGTCTCCTCCGCCTATGCTGCCAAGATCTTCAAGACCTACGGGAAATCCTCCATCGCCATCGTCCAGGAGAACCCCTACCGGCTGGCCAAGGATATTTACGGAATCGGATTCAAGACCGCAGACCGAATCGCCCAGGCGATTGGGATCGAGCCGCATTCGCCTATGCGGGTAGAGGCTGGGGTGATCCATGTCCTGACCGAGCTGGCCGGGGAGGGCCACGTCTATTACCCCCTTGACGGCCTCACGAAGGCGAGCGCCGGCATTCTGGAGGTGGACGAGGATCTGACGACCCAGGCGATTGAGCGGCTTCGACGCGAGGAGCGGGTCATCTGTGAGCCTGGGCTGCAAGGGGTGGCGGTCTATCTTGCCTCGCTGTATGCGGCGGAGGAAGGGGTCGCTCGGCGCCTGCAGGCCCTGGCTGAAGGCGGTGCGCTCCCTGCGGACATCGACATCGAACGCGCCATCCTCTGGTCGGAGCAGGTAAATAGGCTGAGCCTGGCGGAGCAACAGAAGGAGGCGATTCGTGAGGCCCTCATACGTAAGCTGCTGGTCATCACCGGCGGTCCCGGTACCGGCAAGACGACCATCCTGAGGTGCATCCTGCAGATCCTGGAGAAGAAACATCGCCGAATGCTCCTCTGCTCTCCTACGGGGCGAGCGGCGAAGCGGATGAGTGAAGCCACAGGACGAGAGGCCAAGACCATCCACCGTCTCCTGGAGTTCAGCCCCAAGGATGGTCGGTTCAAGCGGGACCAACACAGACCGCTGGATGCCGATCTGGTGATTGTGGACGAGGCCTCGATGATCGACGTGGTGTTAATGAACTCCCTCCTGAAGGCCATCCCCCCGGCTGCCGGTCTGATTCTGGTGGGTGACGTGGACCAGCTTCCATCGGTTGGGCCGGGCGCAATCCTCCGAGACATCATCGCGTCGAGCCTTATCCAGGTCATCCGACTGTCCGAGATCTTCCGACAGGCCCGGGAGAGCCAGATTGTGATCAATGCCCACCGAATCAATCGGGGGGAGTTCCCGTTCTGTGCCGATTGGGAGGCGCAGGAGCAAGGCGACTGTTACCTGCTCGCCAAACAAGAAGCTCTGGAGGTCCAAGCGGCAATCCTGGAGCTGGCGTCAAGCGGCCTGCCAACGCGGCATCGCGTGGACCCACTGGAGGAACTACAGATCCTGAGCCCAATGCAGAAAGGACCGATCGGCGCCATGCAACTGAATCAGGCGCTGCAAGCGCTCCTGAACCCGTCAGGACCGGAGCTGCTTCGCGCCGGTCGCCTCTACCGGCTTGGGGACCGCGTCATGCAGATCAGGAACAACTACGACAAAGACGTCTACAACGGTGACATTGGCCGGATCGTCAAACTCGATCTGGAGGACCGCGAGGTCACCGTCCGGTTTGACGGCCGCGAAGTCACATACGACTTTAATGAGCTGGACGAGTTGGTACTCGCCTACGCCGTCACGATCCACAAGAGCCAGGGCAGTGAGTATCCGGTTGTGGTTATCCCGGTCCACACCGCGCACTACGTCATGCTTCAGCGAAACCTCCTCTACACCGCCATCACGCGAGGCAGGCGCCTGGTCGTCCTGGTAGGAACCAAGAAGGCGATCGCCATCGCCGTGAAAAATCAGAAGATCCAGCTTCGCTACACGGGACTCGCCAGTCGGCTGCAAAAAGACCGCCAAG is a genomic window of Candidatus Methylomirabilis limnetica containing:
- the iscX gene encoding Fe-S cluster assembly protein IscX — protein: MSLYWNDPYEIAQALIQSHPEQDPLEVPFTTMHKWITELADFDDDPNGVSEAKLEAVQMAWYEEATG
- the recD2 gene encoding SF1B family DNA helicase RecD2 → MPAQSYDTLQGTLERITYINEENHYVVAKLQVPGRRDLATIVGSLPTVTPGETLKLTGEWVQHNRYGEQFKVEAFETIAPATLTGIEKYLGSGLIKGIGPIFARKLVEAFDVDTLRIIEEEPSRLLTVDGIGEVRLQRIRAAWEEQKEIREVMIFLQGHGVSSAYAAKIFKTYGKSSIAIVQENPYRLAKDIYGIGFKTADRIAQAIGIEPHSPMRVEAGVIHVLTELAGEGHVYYPLDGLTKASAGILEVDEDLTTQAIERLRREERVICEPGLQGVAVYLASLYAAEEGVARRLQALAEGGALPADIDIERAILWSEQVNRLSLAEQQKEAIREALIRKLLVITGGPGTGKTTILRCILQILEKKHRRMLLCSPTGRAAKRMSEATGREAKTIHRLLEFSPKDGRFKRDQHRPLDADLVIVDEASMIDVVLMNSLLKAIPPAAGLILVGDVDQLPSVGPGAILRDIIASSLIQVIRLSEIFRQARESQIVINAHRINRGEFPFCADWEAQEQGDCYLLAKQEALEVQAAILELASSGLPTRHRVDPLEELQILSPMQKGPIGAMQLNQALQALLNPSGPELLRAGRLYRLGDRVMQIRNNYDKDVYNGDIGRIVKLDLEDREVTVRFDGREVTYDFNELDELVLAYAVTIHKSQGSEYPVVVIPVHTAHYVMLQRNLLYTAITRGRRLVVLVGTKKAIAIAVKNQKIQLRYTGLASRLQKDRQEPVLSLALSE